The proteins below are encoded in one region of Caldilineales bacterium:
- a CDS encoding cryptochrome/photolyase family protein: protein MPTLSVWILGDQLLDSHPALLAAEAAVGRAEVRVLLIESRVRMQRLPYQRQKLVLLLSAMRHYAADLRRRGYEVDEVQAETFDDGLRQHLARHRPARLLTMAAASYGGRRAQMRLHERLGLPVEVLPNTQFLCGRFDPIPQPEPGRRYVMENFYRAMRRRFGLLMAGEEPVGGRWNFDSENRKRLPDGVVLPPDLSFPPDEITRAVMAAVSELESGVGTVEGFGYAVTRAQALEVFAHFLAARLPAFGAYEDAMTGRSHSLYHSLLSPYLNLGLLEPLELAGAAEQAWRQGLAPLNSVEGFIRQIIGWREFMYWQYWRQMPGMLAQNAWDARRLLPAFVWTGETDMACLRHALARALATGYNHHIERLMLLGNFFMLAGIDPQAVNDWFLSVYIDAYDWVMPPNVIGMALNADNGLTATKPYIASANYIHKMGDFCAGCRFDPKQRAGETACPYNFLYWNFILQHEARLRANPRTSQNVLGLRHLDEAERARVRAQAEVFLASL from the coding sequence ATGCCCACCCTTTCTGTCTGGATCCTCGGCGATCAATTGCTGGACTCCCACCCCGCCCTGCTGGCCGCGGAAGCGGCGGTGGGCCGGGCCGAGGTGCGCGTGCTCCTGATCGAGAGCCGGGTTCGCATGCAGCGCCTGCCCTACCAGCGCCAGAAGCTCGTCCTGCTGCTCAGCGCCATGCGCCACTACGCCGCCGACCTGCGGCGACGAGGGTATGAGGTCGATGAAGTCCAGGCCGAGACCTTCGACGACGGCCTGCGCCAGCACCTGGCCCGGCATCGCCCCGCCCGCCTGCTGACCATGGCCGCGGCCTCGTATGGCGGGCGCAGGGCGCAGATGCGCTTGCACGAGCGCCTGGGCCTGCCCGTGGAGGTGCTGCCCAACACCCAGTTCCTCTGCGGTCGCTTCGATCCCATCCCGCAGCCAGAACCCGGCCGCCGCTATGTGATGGAGAATTTCTACCGGGCCATGCGTCGCCGCTTCGGGCTGCTCATGGCCGGGGAGGAGCCGGTGGGCGGGCGCTGGAACTTCGACAGCGAGAACCGCAAGCGCCTGCCGGATGGCGTTGTCCTGCCGCCCGATCTCTCCTTTCCGCCGGACGAGATCACCCGCGCGGTCATGGCCGCGGTGAGCGAGCTGGAGAGCGGGGTGGGGACGGTCGAAGGCTTTGGCTACGCAGTGACGCGGGCGCAGGCGCTGGAAGTCTTCGCCCATTTCCTGGCGGCGCGGCTGCCCGCTTTCGGCGCCTATGAGGACGCCATGACCGGCCGCAGCCACTCCCTCTACCATTCCCTGCTCTCCCCCTACCTCAACCTGGGCCTGCTCGAACCGCTGGAGTTGGCCGGCGCCGCCGAGCAAGCCTGGCGCCAGGGCCTCGCCCCGCTCAACTCGGTGGAGGGCTTCATCCGCCAGATCATCGGCTGGCGCGAGTTTATGTACTGGCAATACTGGCGGCAGATGCCGGGCATGCTGGCGCAAAACGCCTGGGACGCCCGGCGCCTGCTGCCCGCGTTCGTGTGGACGGGCGAGACGGACATGGCCTGCCTGCGCCACGCCCTGGCCCGCGCCCTGGCCACCGGCTATAACCACCACATCGAGCGGCTGATGCTGCTGGGCAACTTCTTCATGCTGGCGGGCATCGATCCCCAGGCCGTGAATGACTGGTTCCTGTCCGTCTACATCGACGCCTACGACTGGGTGATGCCGCCCAACGTCATCGGCATGGCCCTGAACGCAGATAACGGCCTCACCGCCACCAAGCCCTACATCGCCAGCGCCAACTACATCCACAAGATGGGCGATTTCTGCGCCGGCTGTCGTTTCGATCCCAAACAGCGGGCGGGCGAGACCGCTTGCCCCTACAATTTCCTCTACTGGAACTTCATCCTGCAGCACGAAGCGCGGCTGCGGGCCAACCCGCGCACTTCGCAGAATGTGTTGGGGCTGCGCCACCTGGACGAGGCGGAACGGGCGCGGGTGCGGGCGCAGGCGGAAGTGTTCCTGGCCTCGCTTTAG
- a CDS encoding type II toxin-antitoxin system death-on-curing family toxin, with protein sequence MNYLTVEQVLFIHMRLISKTGGGAGIRDLGMLASAVARPQATFEGRDLYPDLSSKAAALMESLVRNHPFVDGNKRVGVTAAGLFLRLNGYGLAASSADLESLTMQVARSELVLAQISAWFRTHSAAL encoded by the coding sequence ATGAACTATCTCACCGTCGAGCAGGTGCTGTTCATACACATGCGCCTGATCAGCAAGACCGGTGGCGGCGCTGGCATTCGCGACTTGGGAATGCTGGCATCGGCGGTTGCCCGGCCACAGGCCACGTTCGAGGGGCGAGACCTGTATCCCGATCTCTCCAGCAAAGCGGCGGCGCTGATGGAATCGCTGGTGCGGAACCATCCCTTTGTCGATGGCAACAAGCGGGTGGGGGTCACTGCGGCGGGTTTGTTCTTACGCTTGAACGGGTATGGCTTGGCAGCATCCAGCGCTGACCTCGAGTCTTTAACCATGCAAGTCGCTCGCTCGGAACTCGTGCTGGCGCAGATCTCCGCCTGGTTTCGCACTCACTCGGCCGCCCTATGA
- the purB gene encoding adenylosuccinate lyase has product MTDHSTYLSPFTWRYGSDEMRQIFSEIHRRQLWRRIWVALARAQATVGLVTAAQLADIEAHADDIDLDRALEIEQITRHDVMAEIKTFAGQCTVGGRIIHLGATSMDVVDNAEALRQIEALDLVLTRLAGLIRTFADLTERHAQTAVMGYTHLQPAEPTTLGYRFAQTLQDLLADWEEISRVRRNLKGKGLKGAVGTLASYEQLLAGTGITAGELERRALAELGLEAFPAATQTYPRKQDWLALNALAGLAGTLYRFAFDLRLLQSPAFGELSEPFGKGQVGSSAMPFKRNPITAEKIDSLARHLAALPNVAWHNAAHSLLERTLDDSANRRTLIPEAYLITDELLISAHGILADLNLWPGAIARNLAAYGVFAASERLLMEAVKAGGDRQHLHEVIRQHSLAAWAAVQRGESNPLAASLAAEPEFTRLLAPDRIAVLLDAGNYVGEAPARAQHMAARARARLNLD; this is encoded by the coding sequence ATGACCGACCACTCCACCTACCTCTCCCCCTTCACCTGGCGCTATGGCTCCGACGAGATGCGCCAGATCTTCTCGGAAATCCACCGGCGCCAACTGTGGCGGCGGATTTGGGTGGCGCTGGCGCGGGCGCAGGCAACGGTCGGGCTGGTCACGGCGGCGCAGCTGGCCGATATCGAGGCCCATGCCGACGACATCGACCTCGACCGGGCGCTTGAGATCGAGCAGATCACCCGGCACGATGTCATGGCCGAGATCAAGACCTTCGCCGGGCAGTGCACGGTTGGCGGCAGGATCATCCACCTGGGCGCCACCAGCATGGATGTGGTCGACAACGCCGAGGCCCTGCGCCAGATCGAAGCCCTCGACCTGGTGCTCACCCGCCTGGCCGGGCTGATCCGGACCTTTGCCGACCTGACCGAGCGCCATGCCCAAACCGCGGTCATGGGCTACACCCACCTGCAGCCGGCGGAGCCGACCACCCTGGGCTACCGCTTCGCCCAAACCTTGCAGGATCTACTGGCCGATTGGGAGGAAATCAGCCGCGTGCGCAGGAATCTGAAGGGCAAGGGCTTGAAGGGGGCGGTGGGAACGCTGGCCTCGTATGAGCAATTGCTGGCAGGGACGGGAATCACGGCGGGGGAGCTGGAACGCCGGGCGCTGGCCGAACTGGGATTGGAGGCGTTTCCCGCCGCCACGCAAACCTACCCGCGCAAGCAAGACTGGCTGGCGCTCAACGCTCTGGCCGGGCTGGCTGGCACGCTCTACCGCTTTGCCTTCGACCTGCGCCTCCTCCAATCCCCGGCTTTTGGCGAACTCTCGGAGCCGTTCGGCAAGGGCCAGGTGGGGTCGTCGGCCATGCCCTTCAAGCGCAACCCCATCACCGCCGAGAAGATCGACAGCCTGGCCCGGCATCTGGCTGCCTTGCCCAACGTGGCCTGGCACAACGCCGCCCACAGCCTGCTGGAACGCACCCTCGATGATTCGGCCAACCGCCGCACCCTCATCCCCGAAGCCTATCTGATCACGGATGAACTGCTGATCTCGGCCCACGGCATCCTCGCCGATCTCAACCTGTGGCCCGGCGCCATCGCCCGCAACCTGGCCGCGTACGGCGTCTTTGCCGCCAGCGAACGCCTGCTGATGGAAGCCGTCAAGGCCGGCGGCGACCGCCAGCACCTGCACGAAGTCATCCGCCAGCACAGCCTGGCGGCCTGGGCGGCGGTGCAGCGCGGGGAAAGCAATCCACTGGCCGCATCCCTGGCCGCCGAACCCGAATTCACCCGACTGCTTGCGCCCGACCGCATTGCCGTGCTACTCGACGCAGGCAACTATGTGGGCGAGGCCCCGGCGCGGGCGCAGCACATGGCGGCGCGGGCGAGGGCAAGGCTGAATCTTGACTGA
- a CDS encoding phosphoribosylaminoimidazolesuccinocarboxamide synthase: MLTHDQLLQAIPYALAAVDLEGFGAKEEGKVRDIYRLGDDRRLLITTDRVSAFDRVLGLIPYKGQVLNQLAAWWFQRTADIVANHVIAIPDPNVMLAREAQALPVEVIVRGYITGVTSTSLWTLYQAGVERPYGLALPPGLHKNDRLPEPVITPTTKAERGQHDERLTSAEVVERGLVEPELWEEVKRVAVALFKRGQSVAMRGGLVLVDTKYEFGLIDGKLALIDEIHTPDSSRFWVAQSYGPAKREGREPESFDKEFLRLWYVARGYRGEGEPPTLPPKTIAELAARYIAAYEKLTMENFSPGPQPAAERIVRKVAGMGGGGSG, encoded by the coding sequence ATGCTCACCCACGACCAACTCCTCCAGGCCATCCCCTATGCCCTCGCTGCCGTCGATCTCGAAGGTTTTGGCGCCAAAGAAGAGGGCAAAGTCCGCGATATCTACCGCCTGGGCGATGACCGCCGCCTGCTGATCACCACTGACCGGGTCAGCGCCTTCGACCGGGTTCTGGGCCTGATCCCCTACAAGGGCCAGGTGCTCAACCAACTGGCGGCATGGTGGTTCCAGCGCACCGCCGACATCGTCGCCAACCACGTCATCGCCATCCCCGATCCCAACGTGATGCTGGCGCGCGAGGCGCAGGCGCTGCCGGTGGAGGTGATCGTGCGCGGTTACATCACCGGCGTCACCAGCACCAGCCTGTGGACGCTGTACCAGGCCGGGGTGGAGCGGCCATATGGGCTGGCCCTGCCGCCCGGTCTGCACAAGAACGACCGTCTGCCCGAACCGGTGATCACGCCCACGACGAAAGCCGAGCGCGGCCAACACGACGAGCGGCTGACGTCTGCTGAGGTGGTGGAGCGCGGGCTGGTCGAGCCAGAACTGTGGGAGGAGGTGAAGCGGGTGGCCGTGGCCTTGTTCAAACGTGGGCAAAGCGTGGCCATGCGCGGGGGGTTGGTGCTGGTGGACACCAAGTACGAATTCGGCTTGATCGACGGCAAGCTGGCCCTGATCGACGAAATCCACACGCCCGACAGCAGCCGCTTTTGGGTGGCGCAAAGCTATGGCCCGGCCAAACGCGAAGGCCGCGAGCCGGAGAGCTTCGACAAAGAATTCCTGCGCCTGTGGTATGTAGCCCGCGGCTACCGGGGCGAGGGCGAGCCGCCCACCCTGCCCCCCAAGACCATCGCCGAGTTGGCCGCCCGCTACATCGCCGCCTACGAGAAGTTGACGATGGAAAACTTTTCACCCGGCCCGCAGCCGGCCGCCGAGCGCATCGTTCGCAAGGTGGCGGGGATGGGGGGAGGAGGGAGTGGTTAG
- a CDS encoding type II toxin-antitoxin system Phd/YefM family antitoxin, translated as MTSITATEARGSLYRLIDEAATAHEPFLITGKRHNAVLLAEDDWRAIQETLYLLSIPGMRESIQEGIATPVEKFSEELDW; from the coding sequence ATGACAAGCATCACAGCCACTGAGGCGCGCGGCAGCCTTTACCGCTTGATCGACGAAGCCGCCACCGCGCACGAGCCCTTCCTCATCACCGGCAAACGGCACAATGCGGTGCTCCTGGCCGAAGATGATTGGCGAGCCATCCAGGAGACGCTTTACCTTCTTTCAATTCCAGGCATGCGTGAATCGATTCAGGAAGGCATAGCGACGCCGGTAGAAAAGTTCTCGGAGGAATTGGACTGGTGA
- a CDS encoding AbrB/MazE/SpoVT family DNA-binding domain-containing protein — translation MVRRIFRTGNSMVVSLPKDILDPLSLGEGAEVDVQIDSSRGVITIAPVPAAARGVDADFARQVTEFIEQYRPALEALARA, via the coding sequence ATGGTTCGCAGAATCTTCCGCACTGGCAACAGCATGGTCGTCTCTCTCCCCAAGGATATCCTCGATCCGCTTTCGCTCGGCGAAGGCGCTGAAGTGGACGTACAGATCGATTCGTCGCGCGGTGTCATCACCATCGCACCCGTGCCAGCCGCGGCGCGTGGGGTGGATGCTGACTTCGCTCGCCAGGTCACTGAGTTCATCGAGCAGTATCGCCCTGCCCTGGAAGCACTCGCGCGGGCATGA
- a CDS encoding carboxypeptidase regulatory-like domain-containing protein, whose product MSAYHISRRLLLVSIFAALSLAGGLSRAAGPETPAGDLAAGRRALMSASILTETTAGEAAAGRPEAEFPARTAVAPAETGVIAFESNRGGDFDLWAQEAGGTGAATPVVASVGDDVTPEWSPDGSKLLYASDRDGDYEIYVRTLAGAEAKLTDNTFADVHPAWSPAGDRILFSSDRGGSFFQILSMRADGGDVHQVGSVALNHAMSPRLSPDGRRIVFMRATVAAAACQWNWDVWLMDADGNNQQRVTSRLGADLYPRWSPDGSRIVYASCRNLLDFDLYSIAAGGGSEQRLSSWFLKNEWAATYAPDGQHLAFSTDVDGNIEIYTMPAQGGNATNLTRQGGDDLAPSWKAAGGAPGFSISGQVLDASGRAIPCATVSAGPGHSTATDDDGNYTLTGLQAGSYAVTPSKPGYTFAPANRTLTGPPDAVGADFIASETTTRRPILVIPGMFASFSWQCVFGGAGCEPESWGWFTPIAESFYRPLLDQLAAAGYSETNGNLKVLFYDWRQPMATNVGLVRDSIQSLKAQTGAARVEVVGHSMGGLLGRAYVQSHSCAADVAHLITLGSPHRGAARAYPSWEGGIIYEGGWMGKLDHIAYALMLYFLGDLPTNTARLAVFRTVRSGQELLPIDDYLLDEENGDAPKPVASLHQRNEYLPQLEAGLPDLFARTDVSTLIGTQTATTTRFFVRRRPLLDWPLWEDGKPNWLREDEFDADGDGTVPANSARLPAPAHEKTFADVSHGDLPGDNRVRAQIFATLGIPMPGGAQWTESEAEPGAGDFLILALDGPAEVTVRSPNGGQAGPGGVTIAGAEYITIPGAPFRLLVVPAEEAGAFEIIARGNGAGGYRLGLLDTFSPDDKLPSDPMDAWDTVQGQMQTGAEVKLALSVAANMEEPPPLLAITPVIETPIRIGATVVHGWAQPWSAVEVRDADTGARRGSSVTDGEGRFDITLDAPLSPGRRLLPWANGAAGVPVEATLNMLYLPLLP is encoded by the coding sequence ATGTCAGCCTATCACATCAGCCGCCGCCTTCTCCTCGTCAGCATCTTCGCCGCCCTCTCCCTGGCAGGTGGGCTGAGCCGGGCGGCCGGGCCAGAGACTCCCGCCGGCGATTTGGCCGCCGGGCGACGGGCGTTGATGAGCGCCAGCATCCTCACCGAGACGACGGCAGGGGAGGCAGCAGCGGGGCGGCCGGAAGCTGAGTTTCCGGCGCGCACGGCTGTCGCGCCGGCTGAGACGGGTGTGATCGCCTTCGAGAGCAACCGCGGCGGCGATTTCGATCTCTGGGCCCAGGAAGCCGGCGGGACGGGAGCGGCAACGCCTGTGGTAGCGAGCGTTGGCGACGATGTGACGCCCGAATGGTCGCCGGATGGAAGCAAGCTGCTCTATGCCAGCGATCGCGACGGGGATTACGAAATCTATGTGCGGACGCTGGCTGGTGCGGAGGCGAAGCTGACCGACAACACGTTCGCCGATGTGCATCCGGCCTGGTCGCCGGCCGGCGACCGCATCCTTTTCTCGTCCGACCGCGGCGGCAGCTTCTTCCAGATCCTTTCCATGCGCGCCGATGGGGGTGATGTGCATCAGGTCGGGTCGGTGGCCCTCAACCACGCCATGTCCCCGCGCCTCTCGCCTGATGGCAGGCGAATCGTCTTCATGCGGGCCACCGTGGCGGCGGCGGCTTGCCAGTGGAACTGGGATGTGTGGCTGATGGACGCCGATGGCAACAATCAGCAACGAGTGACCAGCCGCCTGGGCGCCGACCTTTATCCGCGCTGGTCGCCTGACGGCAGCCGCATCGTGTACGCCAGCTGTCGCAACCTGCTCGATTTCGATCTCTACAGCATCGCTGCCGGCGGCGGCAGCGAACAGCGGCTCAGCTCGTGGTTCCTGAAGAACGAATGGGCGGCCACCTATGCCCCCGATGGCCAGCATCTGGCTTTCAGCACCGATGTCGATGGCAACATCGAGATCTACACCATGCCGGCGCAGGGTGGGAATGCAACCAACCTCACCCGGCAGGGCGGCGATGACCTGGCGCCAAGCTGGAAAGCCGCAGGCGGCGCGCCCGGCTTCTCCATCTCCGGCCAGGTGCTCGATGCCAGCGGCCGCGCCATCCCTTGCGCCACGGTCTCGGCCGGCCCGGGCCACAGCACGGCCACCGACGACGACGGCAACTACACCCTGACCGGGCTGCAGGCAGGAAGTTACGCGGTCACGCCCTCCAAGCCGGGCTACACGTTTGCGCCGGCCAACCGCACCCTCACCGGCCCCCCAGACGCTGTTGGCGCCGACTTCATCGCCTCGGAAACGACGACCCGCCGCCCCATCCTGGTCATTCCCGGCATGTTCGCCTCGTTCAGCTGGCAGTGCGTGTTTGGCGGCGCGGGCTGCGAACCCGAAAGCTGGGGCTGGTTCACACCCATCGCCGAGAGCTTCTATCGCCCTCTGCTCGATCAGTTGGCCGCCGCCGGCTATAGCGAAACGAACGGCAACCTGAAGGTGCTGTTTTACGATTGGCGCCAACCGATGGCGACGAACGTCGGCCTGGTTCGCGACAGCATCCAGAGCCTCAAGGCCCAGACCGGCGCGGCCAGGGTGGAGGTGGTCGGGCACAGCATGGGCGGCTTGCTCGGCCGCGCCTATGTCCAGAGCCACAGCTGCGCCGCTGATGTGGCCCACCTGATCACGCTGGGCAGCCCGCATCGCGGCGCGGCGCGGGCCTATCCCTCGTGGGAGGGCGGAATCATCTACGAAGGCGGGTGGATGGGGAAACTCGACCATATCGCCTATGCCCTCATGCTGTATTTCTTAGGCGATCTGCCAACAAACACGGCCCGCCTGGCAGTCTTTCGCACAGTCAGAAGCGGCCAGGAGTTGTTGCCGATCGACGACTATCTGCTCGACGAGGAGAACGGTGATGCCCCCAAGCCCGTCGCCAGCCTGCACCAACGCAACGAATACCTGCCACAGCTCGAAGCCGGCCTGCCCGATCTCTTTGCCCGCACCGACGTAAGCACCTTGATCGGGACGCAGACAGCCACCACCACCCGTTTCTTCGTCCGCCGGCGCCCCCTGCTCGATTGGCCCTTGTGGGAAGACGGCAAACCCAACTGGCTGCGAGAGGACGAATTCGACGCCGACGGCGACGGCACCGTGCCTGCAAACAGCGCCCGTCTGCCCGCGCCCGCGCACGAAAAGACGTTTGCCGATGTTTCGCATGGCGACCTGCCCGGCGACAACAGGGTGCGGGCGCAGATCTTCGCCACCCTCGGCATTCCCATGCCAGGCGGCGCCCAATGGACGGAGTCGGAGGCAGAACCAGGGGCCGGAGATTTTCTGATTCTGGCGTTGGATGGCCCGGCCGAGGTGACGGTGCGCAGCCCGAACGGCGGGCAGGCGGGACCGGGCGGCGTCACCATCGCCGGCGCTGAATACATCACCATCCCCGGCGCGCCGTTCCGGCTGCTCGTCGTCCCGGCCGAGGAGGCCGGCGCCTTCGAGATCATCGCCAGGGGCAACGGCGCCGGTGGGTATCGGCTGGGGCTGCTCGATACCTTTTCGCCCGATGACAAACTGCCGTCCGACCCGATGGACGCCTGGGACACGGTGCAAGGCCAGATGCAGACCGGGGCCGAGGTCAAACTCGCCCTGTCCGTCGCCGCCAACATGGAGGAGCCGCCGCCGCTGCTGGCGATCACGCCCGTGATCGAGACGCCCATCCGCATCGGCGCGACCGTCGTTCACGGTTGGGCGCAGCCGTGGAGCGCCGTGGAAGTGCGCGATGCCGACACCGGGGCGCGCCGCGGGAGCAGCGTGACCGATGGCGAGGGGCGCTTCGACATCACCCTCGACGCGCCCTTGTCCCCCGGCCGGCGCCTGCTGCCCTGGGCCAACGGCGCGGCCGGTGTGCCCGTCGAAGCAACGCTGAACATGCTTTATCTACCCTTGCTGCCATAA
- a CDS encoding adenylosuccinate synthase: MSVTAIVGAQWGDEGKGRIIDYLAQEADVVIRFQGGDNAGHTVINQFGKHALHLIPSGIFNPATQNIIGTGCVANPASLLAEMEGLATAGVNLDNLWISSRAQMLLPYHRTLDVLEEGARGKDTIGTTRRGIGPAYADKSARAGLRMGDLLQPDWLESRLESALSSVNRKLHILGGEAIDGAELYALCLEFREKLGRRIVDTVPMIRRSLEIGADILLEGQLGVMRDLDWGIYPYVTSSNPTAAYAASGAGLPARCLDRVIGVVKAYSTAVGDGPFPTELFDADGQKLREIGQEFGATTGRPRRCGWFDGVAIGYAAWLNGMTGLAITKLDVLDPFETIKICTGYRLPSGEIITDSMPATPTLYQVTPVYEAWEGWLSSTADCRRWDDLPKPARAYIHRLSELAGIKVDYVSVGAEREQMFAV, encoded by the coding sequence ATGTCCGTTACAGCCATCGTCGGCGCCCAATGGGGCGATGAAGGCAAAGGCCGCATCATCGACTACCTGGCCCAAGAGGCCGATGTCGTCATCCGCTTCCAGGGCGGCGACAACGCCGGCCACACTGTCATCAATCAGTTCGGCAAGCACGCCCTGCACTTGATCCCCAGCGGCATCTTCAACCCGGCCACCCAGAACATCATCGGCACCGGCTGCGTCGCCAACCCGGCCTCGCTTTTGGCCGAAATGGAGGGCCTTGCCACCGCCGGCGTCAACCTGGATAACTTGTGGATCAGCTCCCGCGCCCAAATGCTCCTGCCCTACCATCGCACGCTCGATGTGCTGGAAGAAGGAGCGCGGGGCAAGGACACCATCGGCACCACCAGGCGCGGGATCGGCCCGGCCTACGCCGACAAGTCTGCCCGCGCCGGTCTGCGCATGGGCGACCTGCTGCAACCCGATTGGCTGGAATCCCGGCTGGAGAGCGCCCTCAGCAGCGTCAACCGCAAGCTGCACATCCTGGGCGGCGAAGCCATCGATGGGGCGGAGTTGTACGCGCTGTGCCTGGAGTTCAGGGAGAAGCTGGGGCGCAGGATCGTCGATACCGTGCCCATGATCCGTCGCTCGCTCGAAATCGGCGCCGACATCCTGCTGGAAGGGCAGCTGGGCGTGATGCGTGACCTGGACTGGGGCATCTATCCCTATGTGACCAGCAGCAACCCCACCGCCGCCTATGCCGCCAGCGGGGCCGGGCTGCCGGCGCGCTGCCTCGACCGGGTGATTGGCGTGGTCAAGGCTTACAGCACGGCCGTGGGCGATGGCCCCTTCCCCACCGAACTGTTCGACGCCGACGGCCAGAAGTTGCGCGAGATCGGCCAGGAATTCGGGGCGACAACGGGCCGGCCCCGGCGTTGCGGCTGGTTCGACGGCGTGGCCATTGGCTATGCCGCCTGGCTGAACGGCATGACCGGGCTGGCTATCACCAAGCTCGATGTGCTCGACCCGTTCGAGACGATCAAAATCTGCACCGGCTACCGCCTGCCCAGCGGCGAGATCATCACCGATTCGATGCCGGCCACGCCCACGCTCTATCAGGTCACGCCGGTGTACGAAGCCTGGGAGGGTTGGCTAAGCTCGACCGCCGACTGCCGGCGCTGGGACGATCTGCCCAAGCCGGCGCGGGCCTACATCCACCGCCTGAGCGAGCTGGCTGGGATCAAGGTGGATTACGTCTCGGTGGGGGCGGAGAGGGAGCAGATGTTTGCGGTTTGA
- a CDS encoding Txe/YoeB family addiction module toxin — MKWRLVYSHQAQKDVKRLAASGLKDKAQDLLDILAEDPYRSPPRFEKLVGDLSGAYSRRITIQHRLVYQVLDDEHIVKIIRMWTHYE; from the coding sequence GTGAAGTGGCGATTGGTCTACTCTCATCAGGCGCAAAAAGATGTCAAACGCCTGGCCGCCAGTGGACTCAAAGACAAGGCTCAGGATTTGCTAGACATCCTCGCCGAAGACCCCTATCGCTCGCCACCTCGCTTCGAGAAGCTTGTTGGCGATCTTTCCGGCGCCTATTCTCGGCGTATTACTATCCAACACCGGCTGGTGTATCAGGTACTGGATGACGAACACATCGTCAAAATCATCCGTATGTGGACACATTATGAGTAA
- a CDS encoding tocopherol cyclase family protein yields the protein MFDSLRTIRHPERYHGFDRKPPFFEGWYFKLVDTSEQHRYAIIPGIFISDDPARHHAFIQVLNGSTGQAHYFQYPAEAFVAARDRFEVQIGASRFSAGAISLQIDQDGQRLQGDLCFLATTPWPVTWRAPGIMGWYAWVPGMECYHGVLSFDHELAGGLAFDDMDVDFSGGRGYIEKDWGQSFPAAWVWMQTNHFGAAGTSLTASIAIIPWLRSAFPGFIIGLRHQGRLYRFATYTGAVIERLTIEDDQVLWTVADRRHRLEMKARRAEGGLLYGPTRQEMHKRVDETLNAAVEVRLSEKAGRVVFAGTGRHAGMEVQGDLDRLLALQTQD from the coding sequence ATGTTCGACTCTCTCCGCACCATCCGCCACCCCGAACGCTATCATGGCTTCGACCGCAAGCCGCCGTTCTTCGAAGGCTGGTACTTCAAGCTGGTCGACACCTCCGAGCAACACCGCTACGCCATCATCCCTGGCATCTTCATCAGCGATGACCCGGCCCGCCATCATGCCTTCATCCAGGTCCTGAACGGCAGCACCGGCCAGGCGCACTACTTCCAGTACCCGGCCGAGGCGTTTGTGGCCGCCAGAGACCGCTTCGAGGTGCAGATCGGGGCCAGCCGCTTCAGCGCCGGCGCCATCAGCCTGCAGATCGACCAGGATGGGCAGCGACTGCAGGGCGACCTCTGTTTCCTGGCGACGACGCCGTGGCCGGTGACCTGGCGCGCGCCCGGCATCATGGGCTGGTACGCCTGGGTTCCGGGCATGGAGTGCTATCACGGCGTGCTCAGCTTCGATCACGAACTGGCAGGCGGGCTGGCCTTCGATGACATGGACGTCGACTTCAGCGGCGGGCGCGGCTACATCGAGAAGGACTGGGGCCAATCCTTCCCGGCTGCCTGGGTGTGGATGCAGACCAATCATTTCGGCGCCGCCGGAACCTCGTTGACCGCCTCCATCGCCATCATTCCCTGGCTGCGCAGCGCCTTCCCCGGCTTCATCATCGGCCTGCGTCACCAGGGCAGGCTCTATCGCTTCGCCACCTACACCGGGGCCGTGATCGAGCGCCTGACCATCGAGGATGACCAGGTGCTGTGGACGGTGGCCGACCGCCGCCACCGCCTGGAGATGAAGGCCCGGCGGGCGGAAGGCGGCCTGCTCTATGGCCCCACCCGCCAGGAGATGCACAAACGGGTGGATGAGACCCTGAACGCTGCCGTCGAGGTGCGGCTGAGTGAGAAGGCGGGGCGAGTGGTGTTTGCGGGGACGGGGCGGCACGCCGGCATGGAGGTGCAGGGCGACCTCGACCGCCTGCTGGCCCTGCAAACGCAGGACTGA